tccatcaattggcgacatcgttttgtacccgtggttctccgattttgacgaaactttagaatatcataatatagactaaaataagaatatctgtaaactttttagtggccaaagttgctccattgttttttggcgcgcaattcaaattcagatcaaacaaaaaaatggctttttcttttattttttaacgacctcaaaactgagtgaaaaaaattttgaagttatccattttaatgtaaaaaaatctcagctttctgataaaaatattttcgaaatccaaaaaaaattcaaaatccaacaaaaaactgttttttccaaaaatcctgctttttgtgctctttccccacttttttttcaaaattgacatttttattcgattcctcgttaaattttacataagaatcagtgttcaaaagtatgggactctgatcccatgaacagaaaaaaaaattcaaagttgacgctcaaaatccaaaaaacaacattattttccaaaaaatccggttttttgtgcttttccaccaactttttttcaaaattgacttttccattcgattcctcgttaaattctacataagaatcagtgttcaaaaatgtgggactctgatcccatcaacagcaaaaaaaatgcaaagttgtcgctataccgcgcagtgtgttcgcttagaaggttgtgtgaaagaggtaaatgtgtaaattgtattcttagacttggattaagaagaaatcactgtcttcattcataaaaatatgcgccgtacagcgacaactttgcattttttttgctgttgatgggatcagagtcccacatttttgaacactgattcttatgtaaaatttaacgaggaatcgaataaaaatgtcaattttgaaaaaaaagtgggggaagagcacaaaaagcaggatttttggaaaaaacagtttttttttgaattttgaaattttttttggatttcgaaaatatttttatcagaaagctgagatttttttacataaaaatggataacttcaaaatttttttcactcaattttgaggtcgttaaaaaataaaagaaaaagtcatttttttgtttgatctcaatttgaagtgcgcgccaaaaaacaatgaagcaagtttggccactaaaaagtttacagatattcttattttagtctatattatgatattctaaagtttcgtcaaaatcggagaaccacgggtacaaaaccatgtcgccaattgatggaatggcccatataatattttctactGTAGCCAGATCGggcaaaataatgatttttgggaatttaaattaaaatacccaacattttatacaattaaagATTATTTTATATTGGACTTCTAATATATCgcgaaactatttaaatctttttttatgatattatggtatattaaaacaactaacTTTTGAACGTTTAATAcctaataaggtgaattaagcccactggttctcaattaataaatgtttttaatcattggtaattgaaaattaatgttACTATGCATCACAttgcaaaacgtttcatgaaatatctttaaatttcgcattttttttagttttcattatTCTACATTTTTTACTAGCGATATTGGACGGTAGCAAAAAATCGTTCCGTTTACAAATCGTCAAACTTACCTGATCCAgacaactgtcaaagttcgttAGGTAAGCGGTTCACACATGTCCAGTGACAGGAGAGATGGGCATGTCTTCATCTTCTTCTGAATGACGTGAAAAAGTTGTTGTGAAATGTTGAATTTTTACTCAACATTTTGTTTTGTCAACACCTGAATGTATTTATCCGGCTGATTGATAAAAATTTTGGGAATATAATACAATTGGTTACACTAAAACTTAAgacttctttacttgttttatcCTATTTTTTAGCGATTTTGTTCCAGAAAATAATTTGCCATTGGGCATTGATGTTTATGGTGACCGTATGTTTATTACCACACCTCGTTGGAAGGACGGTGTACCATCAAGCCTCAACTATTTGCCTTATCCGCCCAAAGAACGCAGTCCAGCCTTACGCCCCTATCCAAATTGGAGCGTACATAGTAATGTCAAGGAACTTAACTGTGGTAAACTTATTTCGGTATATCGTTCTTCAATAGACTCTTGTGGTCGCTTGTGGGTTATTGATTCGGGCATAGTTAATGCAACAGTTAAATTAAACCAGATTTGTCCACCAAAAATTGTGGCTTTTGATTTAGCTACCGATAAAATGATTGTAAGCTTTACGCTGCCGGCGGACCAAGTAAAAGAAGATTCTttgcattcaaatattttggCCGATATTCAAGACAATCAGTGCGAAGATGCCTACATTTATGTAACAGATGTGTGGCGCTTTGGTATTGTCGTATACAGTTTGTCTAAAAATATTAGTTGGCGTGTAACTAATTACAACTTCAATCCCAACCCTGTGGCATCCGATTTTAATGTTTATGGGTTAAATTTTCAATGGTTGGATGGCGTTTTTGGCATGAGCCTTTCGAATCAAGCAACGCCTTCATATGGTGAGCGCACGTTATATTTCCATCCAATGGCGAGTTTTAAGGTAAAAATATATACGGTTTACTTTTCTGATACTAAATTactgattttatatttattttttgaaggaaTTTTCTATTTCGACCAGATTGTTGCGTGACGAAAAACTATGGCCAACAAGCGCTCAAAAACTATCAAAATACTTCGTTGAAGTTGGCGATCGCGGAGATCTTGGACAGTCATCTGCAGCAGGTATTGCACGCAATGGGATAATGTTTTACACACAGGTTCATCGGGATAATGTAGCTTGTTGGGATACCACTAAGCCATATGTGCGTGGCAATTTGGCGATGTTGTTAAGTAGAGGGCAAAAACTGATACAATTTCCCAATGATTTGAAAGTAGACCAAGAAGAAGAGCAAGGAGTATGGGTGATGAGTAATAATCTGCCGATCTATTTGTATGGACAGTTGGATTACAGTGATGTTAACTTTCGTATTTTGCGAGGTGGTGTAAATGACATTGTTCGCGGCACTATATGTGACACACAAGTGCAAGAGGCACATACTAAGGTCCCTATTGTAATCCAGTTACAAGAAGGAGAATGTTATTAAGACTTCAATGGAGTTATTATGTCCATAACTATGAATGACAACCAGAAGTACGTTTCCGTTTCGCAATTTTTGACTGTATTATTTGATACGATACTATTAACAACGTAAATTAGATGAAATAGCAATGTAAATAATGGCATTAAAATAAAGGCGTTTAGGTATGTCTACATGTACAAGTATTTGTAGTAACAAGTTAGCATGTGCCtcagtatttaaatatatatacgtataatgcaaaaacgatatttttacatttcattaaCCTAAAAAACGGTGTTCACTCACCTCCCACCAAAACACCCTAATGCGCTAACCTTTTAGGATTAAGTTATGTTCTATAATTCCTGTAAAAGAATAGACAATTTAAGATCATATCATTGAATTATTTGTCATCAGCGTCAGGTTCTGCTTGCAACTATTATTtaatacttacatttttaaattcatatatttccAATGGAATGTCACGACGTAGGCAGGGACAAGCTCGCACGAGCTGACCTCTGTTGTAGTAGGGAGGTATCTAACTACACCTGGTAGACTTCCTGGGTTTAAATAGTACAGCATCTAGTTAGGGAGTCTTATTATGGTTGAAGTTACAGACAGGACTGGATTAAGGTGTCAAGCAACCCATGCCTAGCATCTCGAACTGTGCTTAGGGATTTCTGGCGCCCATCCTTACATGGGTAGTGGGGCCATGTGAAAGCGGACATACTTTTCCTTACACTCCTGGGTCTAAAATGTTAGTCTGGATCACCTGTATAAACGTCGGAGGGAGCTAATTGTTCTCAGAAGCGAACAGCGTTTACTTCGAGCTCAAGAAAAGCCAGGACAAAGACGGAAGCGAATCTTGGTTCAGGAGGTAAGGCTCGAACTAGCAAGGGAGGTGAAGCCAATGCTGGCTCCAGGAAAGCAACAGTACCAGCTGCAGCCGGTTACAAACCCTGAAGCCAAAGTTTGGCTGCTAAGTAAGGAGAGGGGGAGATGCGAAAAGTGCTGCTGTTAGGAGCGCGTTTGCAGCGAAGGCAAGGTATGCCGTTTCTCGTTATTATCTATCTGAGAGGGGCTAATGAAGGAGCTTCAAGTATCCACTGAGTGTGCGAGAGCAATCCTGCCAAATTTTTTACTTGAACCGCCCGCAGGGGCAGACAAGCGACAGAGGTCAATTGAAGAGGTTAATCCGTAAGTCAAAAGACCATACACTAAGAGGGTGATGCccgaaaaattatttgtaatggtAAGCTTGAAGAGGGAGATCCCGAAGGAAGAATCCCCAGAGCCCACTGCAAATGGGTGCAAGCTGCGCTGTTTAATGTAGCGTTGGAGGCGCTGTTAAGTAATGCAGTTCCTCTACCGTCATGCGCATATGCCGGATGGTACCAGAGCTAAGTCAAGATGATAGCTTGTGATGACGAGCGATCGATCCAGCTATGCAAGGCCACAATAGCCGATTCCACGGAAGATCCCATGGAGTCCTCGAGCGACGTGGAGAACACTGAGCAAGATGATTGTTTTTCGGGTCTGAGTATGCAGACAGACTAACTGAGAGTGAGCTTCTGAACGACTCTCAATAAGATGCAAATAAGACAATAATTAAAAGATCTTCTTCAAATTAATCTTCACCACCGCAAATTAGATTTACTATGCCCAGTTAACTGCATGGCGTAGCCTGATTTCGTCCTCAATCAGGAGTGTTGGGTTAATGGAGAATATTGCGGATTGAGAACATTAGGTTATAACTTATGGAAAATTTGGACATGTACAATAgctaataaaaaactaaaaaaaaacactggcAAATACCAGTTGGTGTCATGTTATATGCCATCGCAACTGAAAAAGAGCTGGTACGGGGAGTAAATCTTTCAAGTGATTGATTACAATCGGATCAAATTCGCA
The sequence above is a segment of the Bactrocera dorsalis isolate Fly_Bdor chromosome 6, ASM2337382v1, whole genome shotgun sequence genome. Coding sequences within it:
- the LOC105222324 gene encoding protein yellow yields the protein MYAVLRCFTLVCLVINVLIILTFTEIESTGARGYTVFPIKAAFKSATANSNGLKLSSGVQNFPSVILPPAVAQIHVDYTHQMHPFCENVVGSDVSESFGRNYVDEMPMAADANKSFQIVNEWKYLDFEYPTYAQRQQAIANRDFVPENNLPLGIDVYGDRMFITTPRWKDGVPSSLNYLPYPPKERSPALRPYPNWSVHSNVKELNCGKLISVYRSSIDSCGRLWVIDSGIVNATVKLNQICPPKIVAFDLATDKMIVSFTLPADQVKEDSLHSNILADIQDNQCEDAYIYVTDVWRFGIVVYSLSKNISWRVTNYNFNPNPVASDFNVYGLNFQWLDGVFGMSLSNQATPSYGERTLYFHPMASFKEFSISTRLLRDEKLWPTSAQKLSKYFVEVGDRGDLGQSSAAGIARNGIMFYTQVHRDNVACWDTTKPYVRGNLAMLLSRGQKLIQFPNDLKVDQEEEQGVWVMSNNLPIYLYGQLDYSDVNFRILRGGVNDIVRGTICDTQVQEAHTKVPIVIQLQEGECY